The Shewanella japonica genome has a window encoding:
- a CDS encoding mechanosensitive ion channel family protein: MNETGLDQELAQLQNVYDLLTEFIVQYSFQIVGAVIIFLIGVWVANKVSNVVTNQFEKHNIDVTLGNFVSNLVRITIIVMVAIIALGKLGISVTPMVAAIGAASLGAGLALQGMLANYAAGVTIIVTRPFVIGNTIEIQGVSGVVQKIQLGLTILTNEEGELISIPNKHIVGEILHNSQEYKLVDTKFNIDYQTDPQHVIQLIAQALQTQDNINQSRPPQVGINDFNSIGMEIGVRYWVPTNSYYDDKYQSNLAIINALKNADITIPCPVREIHLQQ, translated from the coding sequence ATGAACGAAACAGGATTAGACCAAGAGCTAGCCCAACTGCAAAATGTTTACGATTTGCTCACCGAGTTTATTGTGCAATATAGCTTCCAGATTGTTGGTGCCGTAATCATCTTTTTAATTGGTGTATGGGTTGCGAATAAAGTCTCTAATGTCGTTACGAATCAATTCGAAAAACACAATATTGATGTCACCCTAGGTAACTTTGTTTCGAACTTAGTCAGAATCACAATTATCGTGATGGTGGCAATCATTGCCCTTGGTAAGCTAGGTATTAGTGTCACTCCAATGGTAGCAGCAATTGGTGCGGCATCATTAGGTGCAGGTTTAGCACTTCAAGGCATGCTGGCAAACTACGCTGCAGGGGTTACCATTATCGTGACTCGCCCTTTTGTGATTGGTAACACTATCGAAATCCAAGGGGTTTCTGGTGTGGTGCAAAAAATCCAGTTGGGCTTAACGATACTGACTAATGAGGAAGGCGAGCTAATTAGTATTCCTAATAAGCATATCGTCGGTGAAATTTTACATAACTCTCAAGAATATAAATTGGTCGACACTAAATTTAATATTGATTATCAAACCGACCCACAACACGTCATTCAACTGATTGCTCAAGCCCTACAAACCCAAGACAATATTAATCAGTCTCGCCCGCCTCAAGTGGGTATTAATGACTTCAACAGTATTGGTATGGAAATCGGCGTACGTTACTGGGTGCCAACTAATAGCTACTATGACGACAAATACCAAAGCAACTTGGCCATTATAAATGCCTTAAAAAATGCTGATATCACGATTCCTTGTCCGGTTAGAGAAATCCATTTACAACAGTAA
- a CDS encoding helix-turn-helix transcriptional regulator, protein MKNRLKVLRAERDLTQAQLADLLGVSRQTVNAIEKGKFDPSLPLAFKAAKLFGLTIEDVFEDEA, encoded by the coding sequence ATGAAAAACAGATTAAAAGTACTTCGAGCTGAGCGTGATTTAACTCAAGCTCAACTGGCGGATTTATTGGGAGTATCTCGACAAACGGTCAACGCTATTGAGAAGGGAAAATTTGACCCAAGTTTACCGTTGGCGTTTAAGGCCGCTAAACTGTTTGGCCTCACTATCGAGGACGTCTTCGAAGATGAGGCTTAG
- a CDS encoding GNAT family N-acetyltransferase → MDVSKFTIKLDDLSGHEVAQLLNEHLQDMYATSPVESVHALDLSKLRQSNIKFWTIWDEQMLAGCGALKTYSATSVEIKSMRVANAYRRQGVAAQLLQHILYEAKCVGAKTVYLETGSMAFFAPARQLYAQHGFIETGPFADYQADENSIFMSLSL, encoded by the coding sequence ATGGATGTCAGTAAGTTTACAATAAAATTGGACGATTTATCTGGTCATGAGGTGGCGCAGTTATTAAATGAGCACCTGCAAGATATGTATGCGACGTCACCAGTTGAGTCTGTTCACGCATTGGATTTATCTAAACTTCGTCAGTCCAATATTAAATTTTGGACCATATGGGATGAGCAAATGCTCGCAGGCTGCGGAGCGTTAAAGACTTACTCTGCAACAAGTGTGGAAATTAAGTCAATGAGAGTGGCAAACGCTTATCGACGCCAAGGTGTTGCTGCACAACTATTGCAACATATTCTATATGAAGCTAAATGTGTCGGCGCTAAAACTGTTTACCTAGAAACAGGTTCAATGGCATTTTTTGCACCAGCAAGACAACTTTACGCCCAGCATGGTTTTATTGAAACTGGCCCATTTGCTGATTACCAAGCGGATGAAAATAGCATTTTTATGTCGCTCTCTTTATAA
- a CDS encoding DUF3313 family protein — MRHINTSHIAMAGLVVFSLFGCATQPATLQQGPDAEITKDGLVKVDNSRLALSYVRPDVDWTQYSKLYFRPTKVTNDHPKDYRAPRVDPQTDGLNATYDLPQESLDKMAQQFSKTVQDVFNHEQPFELVTRAGPNTLVIDTAVSDIRLSAPVESSRRSYNSMGKTYTQNSGSMVLLAVLKDGQTDEVLAKAADRAIGFDQWRQNTKVFNWGDVKTVYRRWVNDFKNALMTAAADTPETN, encoded by the coding sequence ATGCGCCATATCAACACATCACATATCGCTATGGCAGGACTCGTTGTATTTAGCTTGTTTGGTTGTGCAACTCAGCCAGCCACACTTCAGCAAGGGCCAGATGCAGAAATCACCAAGGATGGGCTTGTTAAAGTCGATAACTCTAGATTGGCACTTTCGTACGTTCGACCTGACGTAGATTGGACCCAATACTCCAAACTCTATTTCAGGCCAACAAAGGTGACTAATGATCACCCTAAAGATTACCGTGCTCCTAGAGTCGATCCACAGACTGACGGCTTAAATGCCACCTATGACTTACCACAAGAATCGCTGGACAAAATGGCACAACAGTTTTCAAAGACGGTGCAGGATGTCTTTAATCATGAGCAACCATTTGAGTTAGTGACTCGCGCAGGCCCTAATACCTTAGTGATTGACACTGCCGTTAGCGACATTCGCCTTAGCGCACCTGTTGAAAGCAGCCGCAGAAGCTATAATTCTATGGGTAAAACCTACACACAAAACTCAGGTTCAATGGTATTGCTGGCTGTGCTGAAAGATGGCCAAACAGATGAGGTACTCGCTAAGGCTGCCGATCGCGCTATCGGATTTGATCAATGGCGTCAAAACACTAAGGTATTTAATTGGGGTGATGTGAAAACAGTTTATCGACGCTGGGTAAATGACTTTAAAAATGCCTTGATGACCGCAGCTGCTGATACGCCTGAGACAAACTAA
- a CDS encoding radical SAM protein has translation MISYIEPVFRPPSEWKSLILQVSNGCSWNRCSFCDMYTQEQKKFRAHKVDKIEQDILAAAASGHSISRVFLADGDAMTLPFKRLKEICQLINKHLPSVTRISSYCLPRNLSNKTVEQLTELRQMGLSLLYVGCESGDNEVLLRIEKGEDFDSSLAALNKIKQAGIKSSVMILMGLGGKSLSLQHAKASAELMNAAQPEYLSTLVVTLPLGTDRMDAAFDGHFELPDQIGLLDEMQTLLANLELDKTIFRSDHASNYLVLKGVLGKDKPQLLAQVNQAMQGMVPLRQEWQRGL, from the coding sequence TTGATTAGCTATATAGAGCCAGTATTTAGGCCGCCTTCTGAGTGGAAATCACTGATTTTACAAGTGAGCAATGGTTGCAGTTGGAACCGCTGTAGCTTTTGCGATATGTATACTCAAGAGCAAAAAAAGTTTAGAGCTCATAAAGTTGATAAAATTGAACAAGACATATTAGCAGCAGCGGCATCGGGACATTCCATTAGTCGAGTATTCTTAGCCGACGGTGATGCAATGACTTTGCCCTTTAAGCGGCTAAAAGAAATTTGCCAACTAATTAACAAGCACTTACCCAGTGTGACTCGTATTAGCAGTTATTGCTTACCTCGTAATTTATCTAATAAGACAGTAGAACAGCTTACAGAGCTTCGTCAAATGGGCTTGTCATTGCTTTATGTTGGTTGTGAAAGTGGTGACAACGAGGTACTTCTTCGTATCGAAAAAGGGGAGGATTTTGACTCATCTTTAGCGGCGCTCAATAAAATAAAGCAAGCGGGTATCAAGTCGTCAGTGATGATTTTAATGGGGCTGGGTGGCAAAAGTTTGTCATTGCAACATGCTAAAGCCTCTGCTGAATTGATGAATGCTGCGCAGCCTGAGTATCTATCTACGTTAGTGGTCACCTTACCGCTTGGTACTGACAGAATGGATGCAGCATTTGACGGTCATTTTGAACTACCCGATCAGATAGGTCTACTTGATGAGATGCAAACACTATTGGCTAATTTGGAATTAGACAAAACGATTTTTAGGTCTGATCACGCTTCGAATTATTTGGTGCTAAAGGGCGTACTTGGTAAAGATAAACCTCAGTTACTAGCCCAAGTAAATCAGGCTATGCAAGGTATGGTGCCATTACGACAAGAGTGGCAACGGGGTTTGTAA
- a CDS encoding putative quinol monooxygenase, which produces MSDYRINTTRIVCIAQFVAKEGKRELLVEALASLIPDTRRELGCIRYELNVSLEDDRKVAFVEKFTDKATFDEHCAKDDIQHYFHNVMPELVESHHVEVFNEVIA; this is translated from the coding sequence ATGTCAGATTATAGAATTAATACGACTCGTATAGTTTGTATTGCGCAGTTTGTCGCTAAAGAAGGCAAACGTGAGTTATTAGTTGAAGCGCTAGCATCGTTGATCCCAGACACACGTCGTGAATTGGGATGTATTAGATATGAGCTTAACGTGAGTTTAGAAGACGATCGTAAGGTCGCATTCGTTGAAAAATTTACTGATAAAGCGACGTTTGATGAGCATTGCGCTAAAGATGATATTCAACATTATTTCCACAACGTCATGCCCGAGCTCGTTGAGTCTCATCATGTGGAAGTGTTTAATGAAGTCATTGCTTAA
- a CDS encoding GNAT family N-acetyltransferase: MSQLDTTQWKLLSFNEFSLDELYEVLKLRVDVFVVEQNCPYPELDNKDRLPGAKHLLGLNAQGELIAYTRILPAGVSYPEASIGRVIIAESARGQGIAHALMQRSIDVVKDLWPQENIQIGAQQHLNHFYQQQGFINNSEMYLEDGIPHIDMLLTLKPS; encoded by the coding sequence ATGTCGCAACTAGATACAACGCAGTGGAAATTACTTAGCTTTAATGAATTTAGCCTAGATGAGCTATACGAAGTATTAAAGCTTAGAGTTGACGTGTTTGTGGTTGAGCAAAACTGCCCTTATCCAGAACTGGATAATAAAGACAGATTGCCTGGCGCTAAACACTTATTAGGACTCAATGCGCAAGGCGAACTGATTGCATATACAAGAATTTTACCCGCAGGCGTGAGCTACCCTGAGGCGAGTATTGGCAGAGTTATTATTGCTGAATCTGCACGCGGACAGGGAATTGCCCATGCATTAATGCAACGGTCAATCGATGTGGTAAAGGATTTGTGGCCACAGGAAAATATTCAAATTGGCGCTCAGCAACATTTAAACCATTTTTACCAGCAGCAAGGGTTTATCAATAATTCAGAGATGTACCTTGAAGACGGCATCCCACATATTGATATGTTACTCACTTTAAAACCTAGTTAA